A single genomic interval of Oncorhynchus mykiss isolate Arlee chromosome 13, USDA_OmykA_1.1, whole genome shotgun sequence harbors:
- the LOC110486825 gene encoding aquaporin-8-like, giving the protein MALYESKTELWDLDINVIQPERKGPDTATDGNSSTESFRDAFQRYIQPCLAELLGSSLFIFVGCLSVIENTEGTGRLQPALAHGLALGIVIAVLGEISGGHFNPAVSVSVFLIGGLNIILLVPYILAQMCGGMIGAGLAKVISPSMNYAKVSGAAFDTVQADTQIVPATVAEVIMTLFLTMVVCMGAVNGRTRSLLAPLCIGLTVTADILAGGAVSGACMNPARAFGPAVVADYWSYHWIYWVGPMSGALLTASFIRLLLGDEKTRVILM; this is encoded by the exons ATGGCTCTCTATGAGTCTAAGACCGAGCTCTGGGACCTGGACATCAATGTGATCCAGCCAGAAAGGAAAGGTCCAGATACAGCCACAGATGGAAACAGCAGTACCGAGTCGTTCAGGGATGCGTTCCAACGTTATATCCAGCCCTGTCTGGCAGAGCTGCTGGGTTCATCTCTGTTTATCTTTGTGGGGTGTCTGTCTGTGATCGAGAACACAGAGGGCACCGGAAGGCTGCAGCCGGCCCTGGCACACGGCCTGGCCCTGGGCATCGTTATCGCCGTGCTGGGGGAGATCAG tgggGGCCACTTCAACCCagcagtgtctgtgtctgtgtttctgatcgGGGGTCTCAACATCATACTGCTGGTCCCCTACATACTGGCTCAGATGTGTGGAGGGATGATAGGGGCAGGACTAGCCAAG GTGATTTCCCCATCCATGAACTATGCCAAAGTTTCAGGGGCAGCATTCGACACAGTGCAGGCCGACACCCAGATAGTACCAGCCACGGTGGCAGAGGTGATCATGACTCTGTTCCTGACGATGGTGGTGTGTATGGGGGCCGTGAATGGACGCACGCGCAGCCTGTTGGCCCCTCTCTGCATCGGGCTGACCGTGACCGCAGACATCTTGGCTGG GGGAGCAGTGTCTGGGGCATGTATGAACCCAGCTCGTGCCTTTGGCCCGGCTGTGGTGGCCGACTACTGGAGCTATCACTGGATCTACTGGGTGGGACCCATGTCTGGAGCCCTGCTAACCGCCAGCTTCATACG ACTACTGCTTGGGGATGAGAAAACCAGAGTTATCTTGATGTGA